Proteins from a single region of Eremothecium gossypii ATCC 10895 chromosome VI, complete sequence:
- the GPH1 gene encoding glycogen phosphorylase (Syntenic homolog of Saccharomyces cerevisiae YPR160W (GPH1)) encodes MPPSPRPMLSTTTSNDLITGEQFRPRKLARRLTGFLPQEIKSIDSMIPLQSRELWKKHEVKKFGDSEEFQGKFIQHVETTLARSLYNCDEFAAYQAASESVRDNLVIDWNKTQQRITARDPKRVYYLSLEFLMGRALDNALINLNTSEEGDSTSREMVKASVEQLGFRLEDILEQEPDAGLGNGGLGRLAACFVDSLATGDYPAWGYGLRYQYGIFSQKIIDGHQVETPDYWLNFRNPWEIERSEIQVAVSFYGYVERAHGGSTLAPTEWIGGEQVLAVPYDMPVPGFNTSTVNNLRLWSAKPTTEFDFSKFNSGDYSNSVADQQRAESITAVLYPNDNFHSGKVLRLKQQYFWCAASLHDIVRRFKKTLRPWSEFPDQVAIQLNDTHPTLAIIELQRILVDLEHLDWHTAWDIVTKTFSYTNHTVMQEALEKWPVGLFGHLLPRHLEIVYDINWFFLQEVEKKFPKNVDLLARVSIIEESSPERQLRMAFLAIVGSHKVNGVAELHSELIKTTIFRDFVDIYGPSKFTNVTNGITPRRWLKQANPELAGLIADTLDDKDDSYLLEMSRLTKLANYADNPEFQRRWDDVKYHNKLRLANWLRDHNGGVDIIDRESIRDTLFDVQVKRIHEYKRQQLNVFGIIHRYLSIKDMLATGAALEEVRAAFPPRVCIFGGKAAPGYYMAKLIIRLINAVAAVINDDAAIGNLLKVVFIPDYNVSRAEIIIPASDLSEHISTAGTEASGTSNMKFVMNGGLIIGTVDGANVEITREIGEDNIFLFGNLAEDVEDLRYRHRYHRQELPAPIARVLETLSSGAFSPQDLREFQPLVDSVAQHGDYYLVSDDFDSYIACQALVDRVYHGDRRAWLQKSILSVANVGFFSSDRCIEEYAEMVWNVEAVKQE; translated from the coding sequence ATGCCGCCGTCTCCAAGACCAATGCTAAGCACCACAACGTCCAATGACCTGATTACTGGGGAGCAATTCCGTCCTCGAAAGTTGGCACGTCGACTGACTGGTTTTCTGCCCCAGGAGATCAAGTCGATTGATTCCATGATCCCCTTACAATCGCGGGAGCTTTGGAAAAAGCACGAAGTAAAGAAGTTCGGCGACTCCGAAGAATTCCAGGGGAAGTTCATCCAGCACGTGGAAACTACACTAGCTCGGTCGCTATATAATTGTGATGAATTTGCAGCTTACCAAGCAGCCTCGGAGTCCGTCCGTGACAACCTGGTGATAGACTGGAATAAAACGCAGCAGCGGATAACTGCAAGGGACCCTAAGCGTGTCTACTACCTCTCTTTAGAATTTTTGATGGGCCGTGCATTGGACAATGCATTGATCAACCTGAATACTTCCGAAGAGGGGGACAGCACTTCTCGTGAAATGGTGAAAGCTTCAGTTGAACAGTTGGGCTTTCGTCTTGAGGATATTCTTGAACAGGAGCCCGATGCAGGATTGGGTAATGGTGGTCTTGGGCGCCTTGCAGCTTGTTTTGTAGACTCCTTAGCAACTGGGGACTACCCTGCATGGGGATACGGCCTACGGTACCAGTATGGAATTTTCTCCCAGAAGATTATTGATGGTCACCAAGTTGAAACTCCAGACTATTGGTTAAATTTCCGTAATCCGTGGGAAATCGAGCGTTCAGAGATACAAGTCGCTGTAAGTTTTTACGGTTACGTGGAGAGGGCACATGGTGGCTCCACTTTGGCTCCAACTGAATGGATCGGAGGCGAACAAGTTCTAGCAGTCCCATATGACATGCCGGTGCCTGGTTTCAATACATCCACTGTAAACAATTTACGTCTTTGGTCTGCAAAACCGACAACTGAGTTTGACTTTTCAAAGTTCAACTCCGGAGACTATTCAAACTCCGTCGCAGACCAACAGCGGGCGGAGTCGATCACCGCTGTGCTTTACCCAAATGACAATTTCCATAGCGGCAAGGTACTCCGTTTGAAACAACAATATTTTTGGTGCGCTGCCTCTCTTCATGACATTGTTCGTCGTTTTAAGAAAACTCTCAGGCCATGGTCTGAGTTCCCAGATCAGGTCGCTATTCAGCTCAATGACACGCATCCAACGTTGGCGATTATTGAGCTTCAACGGATCTTAGTCGACCTCGAACATCTTGACTGGCATACAGCTTGGGATATAGTGACTAAAACTTTCTCTTACACCAATCACACGGTGATGCAAGAAGCACTAGAAAAATGGCCAGTCGGCCTCTTTGGTCACTTATTGCCCCGCCACTTGGAAATAGTTTACGATATCAACTGGTTCTTCCTTCAGGAAGTCGAGAAGAAGTTCCCGAAGAATGTGGATTTGCTTGCACGTGTGTCAATCATAGAGGAGTCATCCCCAGAGCGTCAACTCCGTATGGCGTTCCTTGCCATAGTTGGTTCCCACAAGGTAAACGGTGTTGCTGAACTTCACTCTGAACTAATTAAGACCACCATTTTCCGGGACTTTGTCGATATTTATGGGCCCAGTAAGTTCACTAACGTGACTAATGGAATTACCCCACGTCGCTGGCTCAAACAGGCGAACCCAGAGCTTGCTGGTTTGATTGCTGATACATTGGATGACAAAGACGACAGCTACTTGCTAGAGATGTCACGTTTAACCAAGCTGGCCAACTATGCGGATAACCCAGAGTTCCAGCGTCGCTGGGATGATGTTAAGTACCATAACAAGCTGCGCTTGGCTAATTGGTTGCGCGATCACAACGGAGGCGTCGATATCATTGATCGTGAGAGCATACGTGACACGCTCTTTGACGTGCAGGTTAAGCGTATCCACGAGTACAAGAGACAGCAGCTAAACGTGTTTGGTATTATTCACCGCTATCTCAGCATCAAAGACATGTTGGCTACCGGTGCGGCCCTAGAAGAAGTGCGGGCTGCATTCCCTCCAAGGGTATGTATCTTTGGTGGCAAAGCGGCGCCGGGCTACTACATGGCCAAGCTGATCATCAGGTTGATCAATGCTGTGGCCGCTGTTATCAACGACGATGCGGCTATCGGTAATCTCTTGAAGGTGGTATTCATTCCGGACTACAATGTCTCCAGGGCCGAAATAATTATCCCAGCTTCCGATCTAAGTGAGCACATCTCGACAGCGGGTACTGAGGCTTCTGGAACTTCCAACATGAAGTTCGTTATGAATGGTGGTCTCATTATCGGCACCGTCGATGGCGCCAACGTCGAGATCACACGCGAGATCGGCGAAGACAACATCTTCCTCTTTGGTAATCTCGCAGAAGATGTCGAAGACCTCCGCTACCGGCACCGGTATCACCGCCAAGAGTTGCCAGCCCCCATTGCTCGCGTACTGGAGACGCTCTCCTCGGGCGCATTTTCCCCTCAGGACCTGCGTGAATTCCAACCTCTGGTGGACTCCGTCGCCCAGCACGGGGACTACTACCTGGTGAGCGACGATTTCGACTCCTACATAGCCTGCCAGGCTCTCGTTGACCGCGTCTACCACGGCGACCGCCGGGCCTGGCTCCAGAAGTCGATCCTGTCCGTCGCCAACGTTGGCTTCTTCAGCAGTGACCGCTGCATAGAGGAGTACGCGGAGATGGTATGGAACGTTGAGGCAGTTAAGCAGGAATAA